One window of the Syntrophorhabdus sp. genome contains the following:
- a CDS encoding ABC transporter ATP-binding protein — MALLDVQGLTKCFGGLKAVSDLSFQVNEGEILGLIGPNGAGKTTVFSLITGFIPANQGKVLLEGKDIAGLKPYSIAHKGMARTFQIVKPFRKLTVLENVSLAAFLRHSARKDAEAQARRVLERVELSDKAEAYASDLTLSEQKRLEIARALATDPKVLLLDEPMGGLNPTEIDHASVLVRDICKSGVTIVWVEHVLKAIMSSCHRVIVIHHGEKIADMPPEEVVTNPVVIEAYLGKKANSYKKGEPIC; from the coding sequence ATGGCACTGCTTGATGTTCAGGGGCTCACCAAATGCTTCGGCGGCCTGAAGGCTGTTTCCGACCTTTCCTTCCAGGTGAATGAAGGAGAGATCCTCGGCCTTATCGGACCCAATGGTGCGGGCAAGACGACCGTTTTCAGCCTGATAACGGGTTTCATTCCCGCCAACCAGGGCAAGGTCCTTCTCGAAGGCAAGGACATCGCGGGACTCAAGCCCTATTCGATCGCGCATAAGGGCATGGCACGGACCTTCCAGATCGTCAAGCCCTTCCGGAAACTGACGGTTCTCGAGAACGTGAGCCTCGCGGCCTTCCTGAGGCACTCCGCGAGAAAGGACGCCGAGGCACAGGCGCGCCGGGTGCTGGAACGGGTCGAGCTCAGCGACAAGGCCGAAGCTTATGCGTCGGATCTGACGTTGAGTGAACAGAAACGGCTGGAGATCGCCCGGGCCCTCGCGACGGACCCGAAGGTCCTTCTTCTCGACGAACCCATGGGAGGGCTCAACCCGACGGAGATCGATCACGCGTCGGTCCTCGTGAGGGACATCTGCAAGAGCGGTGTGACCATCGTCTGGGTGGAGCATGTCCTGAAGGCCATCATGAGTTCCTGCCACAGGGTCATAGTGATACATCACGGCGAAAAGATAGCCGATATGCCGCCGGAGGAGGTCGTCACGAACCCGGTGGTGATCGAGGCGTATCTCGGCAAGAAGGCCAATTCCTACAAAAAAGGCGAACCAATATGCTGA
- a CDS encoding branched-chain amino acid ABC transporter permease, translated as METLVQSLVSGILTGSLYAMIGVGLTIIFGVMRIINMAHGDMVMLGMYSSFWALTLWHIDPFVSIILWVPVAFLIGMLTYRFLLKKIVPAGELNTLLYTAGLSLFVSNLVLLVWTGDYRTIKLDYAVMPLRPFGIAVPIPLAIAFGMAILITALLYWFLVKTDTGRAIRATSQEPMAAALMGVNAAQMEMLTFGLGTALACGAGVLLAPSLYLYPTVGEILVAKCFVIVVLGGLGSVQGAIAGGLLLGVVESLGAVYVSVPYKDAIGFVIFLLVLLFRPSGLFGVGKS; from the coding sequence ATGGAGACACTTGTCCAGAGCTTGGTAAGCGGCATACTGACGGGATCCCTGTACGCGATGATAGGGGTGGGACTTACCATAATCTTCGGGGTGATGCGCATCATCAACATGGCCCACGGCGACATGGTGATGCTCGGGATGTACAGCTCCTTCTGGGCGCTGACCCTGTGGCACATCGACCCCTTCGTGTCGATCATTCTTTGGGTGCCCGTCGCCTTTCTTATCGGTATGCTCACATACCGTTTCCTTCTGAAGAAGATCGTGCCTGCGGGTGAACTCAACACCTTGCTTTACACGGCCGGTCTTTCACTGTTCGTATCGAACCTGGTGCTCCTTGTCTGGACAGGTGATTATCGTACGATCAAGCTTGACTACGCGGTCATGCCTTTACGGCCATTCGGGATAGCCGTGCCGATCCCGCTCGCAATAGCGTTCGGTATGGCTATCCTGATCACCGCGCTTTTATACTGGTTCCTCGTGAAGACCGATACCGGCAGGGCCATCAGGGCGACAAGCCAGGAACCCATGGCCGCGGCATTGATGGGTGTGAATGCCGCCCAGATGGAGATGCTCACCTTCGGCCTCGGGACCGCGCTGGCATGCGGGGCGGGAGTGCTGCTGGCCCCGTCTCTCTATCTCTACCCGACTGTCGGCGAGATCCTGGTGGCGAAGTGCTTCGTGATCGTCGTGCTGGGCGGTCTCGGCTCCGTCCAGGGGGCGATCGCGGGAGGGCTGCTCCTCGGGGTGGTGGAATCCTTAGGAGCGGTCTACGTATCGGTTCCTTACAAGGATGCAATAGGGTTTGTCATCTTCCTGCTCGTTCTGCTGTTCAGACCTTCAGGACTTTTCGGGGTTGGTAAATCATGA
- a CDS encoding branched-chain amino acid ABC transporter permease — protein MKKTALIILGLIILGIAPIVIHSPFFVHLMIMVLMWTVLGASWNILGGYAGQVSFGHATFLGAGAYTTMILYLKCGIDPWYGIFLGGLVAMAISLPIGFICFRLRGPYFALSTLAVAEIVRLVALNWESLTAGPVGLLITTLPRVSFLGQAINWESKVPFYYIIAVITLIALIITYIVSRTRIGAYLLALREDIDSAESIGINTVKARVVALALSAFLAGIAGGFYAMYLRYVDPDAVFSIGLSVEMLFIAIVGGLATVGGPLIGAIVLVTLGESFREHFLSGHLIFYGFFMMVAIRYMPDGVWGRLNVLFKKLRLKKDANHGTA, from the coding sequence ATGAAAAAGACAGCGTTGATCATTCTGGGGTTGATCATTCTGGGAATAGCCCCGATCGTTATCCACTCGCCGTTCTTCGTGCACCTCATGATCATGGTGCTCATGTGGACCGTACTCGGCGCGTCATGGAACATACTTGGAGGGTACGCGGGACAGGTCTCGTTCGGGCACGCGACGTTTCTCGGCGCCGGGGCCTACACGACCATGATCCTCTACCTGAAGTGCGGCATCGATCCATGGTACGGCATCTTCCTCGGCGGGCTAGTGGCCATGGCGATCTCGCTGCCGATAGGCTTCATATGCTTTCGCCTGCGCGGCCCCTACTTTGCCCTGTCAACCCTTGCCGTCGCCGAGATCGTGAGGCTTGTGGCCCTCAACTGGGAATCGTTGACGGCGGGCCCCGTGGGTCTCCTCATAACGACCCTTCCCAGGGTCAGCTTCCTGGGCCAGGCCATAAACTGGGAGAGCAAGGTCCCCTTCTATTATATCATCGCCGTTATTACCTTGATCGCGCTGATCATAACCTATATAGTGTCGAGGACCCGTATCGGCGCGTACCTGCTTGCCCTGAGAGAGGACATCGACAGCGCCGAGTCCATCGGGATCAACACGGTGAAGGCAAGGGTTGTGGCACTCGCTCTGTCGGCGTTCCTGGCCGGGATAGCGGGGGGTTTCTACGCGATGTACCTGCGGTATGTCGACCCCGACGCCGTCTTCTCCATAGGCCTTTCCGTCGAGATGCTCTTCATAGCGATTGTCGGCGGGCTGGCGACGGTCGGAGGCCCCCTGATCGGTGCCATCGTCCTCGTTACCCTCGGCGAAAGCTTCCGGGAGCATTTTCTCTCGGGCCACCTCATCTTCTATGGTTTTTTCATGATGGTTGCCATCAGGTACATGCCCGATGGAGTGTGGGGGCGCCTCAATGTGCTTTTCAAAAAACTTCGTTTGAAGAAGGATGCAAACCATGGCACTGCTTGA